One genomic segment of Devosia sp. includes these proteins:
- a CDS encoding HAD family phosphatase, producing MPQAERQRLDPFEAAIFDMDGTLLDTEAVFRDIVFDVCTELGFEMTHDVHRSMVGSSHERTSQLLIEAYGVAFPYALFDEKCRFTMRERSHLGVPVKPGALDFITELRQRGIPTAVATSSRNPHASHHLGAAGLLELFDTVVTRDDVVNPKPHPEPYLTAAARLKVDPLRCLALEDSHAGVRAAHAAGMQTIMVPDLVHPDADLEALGITVMGSLVDVHLAAFSR from the coding sequence ATGCCACAAGCCGAACGCCAGCGCCTCGATCCGTTCGAGGCGGCCATCTTCGATATGGATGGCACCCTTCTCGATACCGAGGCCGTCTTCCGCGATATCGTGTTCGATGTCTGCACCGAATTGGGTTTCGAAATGACCCATGACGTGCACCGGTCCATGGTCGGTTCCAGCCACGAGCGCACCAGCCAATTGCTGATCGAGGCCTATGGCGTCGCCTTTCCCTATGCGCTGTTCGACGAAAAGTGCCGCTTCACCATGCGCGAGCGCAGCCATCTCGGCGTGCCGGTCAAGCCCGGCGCGCTCGACTTCATCACCGAACTGCGCCAGAGGGGCATCCCCACCGCAGTGGCGACCTCATCGCGCAATCCCCACGCATCGCATCACCTGGGGGCCGCCGGCCTGCTCGAGCTGTTCGACACGGTGGTGACCCGCGACGACGTGGTCAATCCCAAGCCGCATCCCGAGCCCTATCTGACCGCTGCCGCCCGGCTCAAGGTCGATCCGCTGCGCTGCCTGGCGCTGGAGGACAGCCATGCCGGTGTGCGCGCGGCTCATGCTGCCGGCATGCAGACCATCATGGTCCCGGATCTCGTCCATCCCGATGCGGACCTCGAGGCGCTTGGCATCACCGTCATGGGGAGCCTGGTGGACGTACACCTGGCCGCCTTCAGCCGCTAG
- a CDS encoding cell wall hydrolase: MKSGWQKKAARIVSPVLALGAAAFALFITLSPAHALDLPDMPNAIPDAIAELRLQPALGFQQMPLEAGQQPLTSALLSNYIARQQALRSVDVTPSGPQPELNTDLLMGYIARGSLGGNNTALSAIASFTDMGPRSQPSVTSDLLASYVANGYQTTGQRLAHANSERECLAQAIYHEARGESASGQMAVANVIVNRARSAKFPSSLCGVIYQNADKGRYKCQFTFACDGRDDTPGERRAWATSVDLASRVYKTFATGKDVGVLPGSVLYYHTTAVRPNWANTFSRVAAVDSHIFYSPN; the protein is encoded by the coding sequence TTGAAATCTGGCTGGCAGAAAAAGGCCGCGCGGATCGTTTCACCAGTGCTGGCGCTGGGTGCGGCTGCCTTCGCGCTGTTCATCACGCTGTCGCCTGCGCATGCGCTCGACCTGCCGGACATGCCCAATGCCATTCCCGATGCGATCGCCGAATTGCGCCTGCAGCCGGCCCTCGGCTTCCAGCAGATGCCGCTTGAAGCGGGCCAGCAGCCACTGACCTCGGCCCTTCTGTCCAATTACATTGCGCGCCAGCAGGCGCTGCGCTCGGTTGACGTCACCCCGTCCGGGCCGCAGCCGGAGCTGAACACCGACCTGTTGATGGGCTATATCGCCCGCGGCTCGCTGGGCGGTAACAATACGGCGCTGTCCGCCATTGCCAGCTTCACCGATATGGGGCCGCGCAGCCAGCCATCGGTGACCAGCGACCTGCTCGCCAGCTACGTCGCCAATGGCTACCAGACCACCGGCCAGCGCCTCGCCCACGCCAATTCCGAACGCGAATGCCTGGCGCAGGCGATCTATCACGAAGCGCGCGGGGAAAGCGCCTCGGGCCAGATGGCGGTGGCCAATGTCATCGTCAACCGCGCCCGCTCGGCCAAGTTCCCGTCCTCGCTCTGCGGCGTCATCTACCAGAACGCCGACAAGGGCCGCTACAAGTGCCAGTTCACCTTTGCCTGTGATGGTCGCGACGACACGCCGGGCGAACGCCGGGCCTGGGCGACGTCGGTCGATCTGGCCAGCCGCGTGTACAAGACCTTTGCCACCGGCAAGGATGTTGGCGTGCTTCCCGGCTCGGTTCTCTACTACCACACCACGGCGGTGCGCCCGAACTGGGCCAATACCTTCAGCCGCGTCGCGGCCGTCGATTCCCACATCTTCTATTCGCCCAACTGA
- the pckA gene encoding phosphoenolpyruvate carboxykinase (ATP): MTAFDHHTLRNRLVEAAALLVDNANVPQLVSRALADGGAVLTADGALSVTTGAFTGRSPKDKFIVRDALTADTVWWDNAGALAPDKFDLLLADVEKHLGGQAIYRQDLLAGADTGHQYGVTVITPSAWHALFIRNLLIRKGEGIAEAANARPVTIVHAPHFKADPARHGSRTDTVIALDMSRNLVLIAGTLYAGEIKKSVFSLFNFHAPAANVLPMHCSANLGPEGEAALFFGLSGTGKTTLSNDPNRPLIGDDEHGWGENGVFNLEGGCYAKTVKLSASAEPEIFAATRRFGTVLENVVLDADNVPAFDDVTLTENTRAAYPIHVLPSVARGSTGGTPKTVVFLTADAFGVLPPLARLTPEQAVYHFLSGYTAKVAGTERGVTEPQATFSACFGAPFMPLHPTVYGDMLAERLRQSGAQAWLLNTGWTGGGHGVGKRIDIASTRRLLTAALDGALDDIETRIDPLFGFEVPVAVPGVDARLLDPRQTWADGDAYDAQATKLVDLFRQNFTKFGPEANAEAGPRLQMAAE, from the coding sequence ATGACGGCGTTCGATCATCACACTCTCAGAAACCGACTGGTCGAGGCGGCAGCCTTGCTGGTCGACAACGCCAATGTCCCGCAACTGGTTTCCCGGGCTCTTGCTGATGGCGGCGCGGTGCTGACCGCAGACGGGGCCCTTTCGGTCACTACCGGCGCATTTACCGGCCGCTCGCCCAAGGACAAATTCATCGTCCGCGACGCGCTCACCGCCGACACGGTCTGGTGGGACAATGCCGGGGCGCTCGCTCCCGACAAGTTCGATCTCCTCTTGGCCGATGTCGAAAAGCATCTCGGCGGACAGGCCATCTACCGGCAGGATCTCCTGGCCGGCGCCGATACCGGCCACCAGTATGGCGTCACCGTCATCACCCCCAGCGCCTGGCATGCCCTGTTCATCCGCAACCTGCTCATCCGCAAGGGCGAGGGCATTGCCGAGGCCGCCAATGCCCGCCCGGTGACCATCGTCCATGCGCCGCATTTCAAGGCCGACCCGGCCCGCCATGGCAGCCGCACCGACACGGTCATCGCGCTCGACATGAGCCGCAACCTGGTGCTGATCGCCGGGACGCTCTATGCCGGCGAAATCAAGAAATCGGTGTTCAGCCTCTTCAACTTCCACGCCCCCGCCGCCAATGTGCTGCCCATGCACTGCTCGGCCAATCTGGGTCCGGAAGGCGAGGCGGCATTGTTCTTTGGCCTCTCGGGTACCGGCAAGACCACGCTCTCCAACGACCCCAACCGCCCCCTGATCGGCGATGACGAACATGGCTGGGGCGAGAATGGGGTCTTCAACCTCGAAGGCGGATGCTACGCCAAGACCGTCAAGCTCAGCGCCAGCGCCGAGCCGGAAATCTTCGCCGCGACCCGCCGTTTTGGCACTGTGCTGGAAAATGTCGTTCTGGACGCTGACAATGTGCCAGCGTTTGACGACGTGACGCTGACGGAAAACACCCGTGCGGCCTACCCGATCCATGTCCTGCCCTCGGTGGCCAGGGGCAGCACCGGCGGCACGCCCAAGACCGTGGTCTTCCTCACCGCCGACGCCTTTGGCGTCCTGCCGCCGCTTGCCCGGCTCACCCCGGAACAGGCCGTCTATCACTTCCTCTCCGGCTACACCGCCAAGGTTGCCGGCACCGAACGTGGCGTCACCGAGCCGCAGGCAACCTTCTCGGCCTGCTTCGGCGCCCCCTTCATGCCTTTGCATCCAACGGTTTACGGCGACATGCTGGCCGAGCGGCTGCGCCAGAGCGGCGCCCAGGCCTGGCTGCTCAATACCGGCTGGACCGGCGGCGGGCATGGCGTGGGCAAGCGCATCGATATCGCCTCGACCCGCCGCCTGCTGACCGCGGCGCTGGATGGAGCCCTCGATGACATCGAGACCCGCATCGATCCGCTCTTCGGCTTCGAGGTGCCGGTCGCCGTTCCAGGCGTCGATGCCCGCCTGCTCGATCCCCGCCAGACCTGGGCCGATGGCGATGCCTATGACGCCCAGGCGACAAAGCTGGTGGACCTGTTCCGGCAGAACTTCACCAAGTTCGGGCCCGAGGCCAATGCCGAGGCGGGCCCGAGGCTACAAATGGCCGCTGAGTAA
- a CDS encoding response regulator transcription factor has translation MPKIALVDDDRNILTSVSLTLEAEGYQVATYTDGASGLEGLTADRPDLAILDIKMPRMDGMELLRRLRQKSDVPVIFLTSKDEEIDELFGLKMGADDFITKPFSQRLLVERVKAILRRSAPRDPATGGVGGAEPAPGKALIERGSLVMDEERHTCTWKGQRVTLTVTEFLILQALALRPGVVKSRNALMDAAYDDQVYVDDRTIDSHIKRLRKKFKATDDDFEMIETLYGVGYRFKEQ, from the coding sequence ATGCCAAAGATCGCCCTGGTGGATGACGACCGCAATATTCTGACCTCGGTCTCCCTGACCCTGGAAGCCGAAGGCTATCAGGTGGCCACCTATACCGATGGCGCCTCGGGCCTCGAAGGGCTCACCGCTGACCGCCCGGATCTGGCCATCCTCGATATCAAGATGCCGCGCATGGATGGCATGGAACTGCTCCGCCGCCTGCGCCAGAAATCGGACGTGCCGGTCATCTTCCTCACCTCCAAGGACGAAGAGATCGACGAATTGTTCGGCCTCAAGATGGGTGCCGACGACTTCATCACCAAGCCGTTCAGCCAGCGCCTCTTGGTCGAGCGGGTCAAGGCCATCCTGCGCCGTTCCGCTCCGCGCGACCCGGCAACCGGCGGTGTCGGCGGCGCCGAGCCCGCACCGGGCAAGGCCCTGATCGAGCGCGGCTCGCTGGTCATGGACGAGGAGCGCCACACCTGCACCTGGAAGGGTCAGCGCGTGACCCTGACCGTCACCGAATTCCTGATCCTGCAGGCGCTGGCGCTGCGCCCGGGCGTGGTCAAATCGCGCAATGCGCTGATGGACGCGGCCTATGACGACCAGGTCTATGTCGACGACCGCACCATCGACAGCCACATCAAGCGGCTGCGCAAGAAGTTCAAGGCAACCGATGACGATTTCGAAATGATCGAAACGCTCTATGGTGTTGGCTATCGCTTCAAGGAGCAATAG
- a CDS encoding sensor histidine kinase, giving the protein MAILDPHLDRKAGDEAETEPAARKRGGRLFLVPLAKLVRGFQRFVDFTIFSSLTRRIVVLNMAGLLVLVVGILYLNQWRAGLIDARVQSLRVQGEIIAAAIAASATVDSDIITVNPDRLLEAQGANVSPLSYFDPSLEFPINPERIAPLLRNLITPTRTRARIYDQQGLLILDSDNLYARGEVLRQAIDTSQNDFFLLDWWNAVVSWAPGDNYPTYQEYQADEGNRYPEVASALQGAPADFVRVDGQRQLVVSVAVPVQRLRAIVGAILLSTAPGDIDSVVAQERWSILRIALIAAGVQIALSLLLAGTIAGPMRRLSAAAERVQTAGDARAEIPDLTDRPDEIGHLSGALRRMTDALYNRIEAIERFAADVAHELKNPLTSLRSAVETLPLAKKPEDRVRLNEIIQHDVKRLDRLITDISSASRLDAELARESADMVDVEKLAEAMVAIQKDVAAGRDVIVAMGKRQGRGSTTINGHESRLAQVFANLIDNAVSFSPPGGRVTVGVATEGDLITISVTDEGPGITGDVSRIFQRFYTDRPETESFGNHSGLGLSISKQIVDAHKGTIKAQNRTDRSGAVFTIVLPRGRK; this is encoded by the coding sequence GTGGCTATCCTCGACCCGCATCTGGACCGCAAGGCCGGCGATGAAGCCGAAACCGAACCTGCCGCGCGCAAGCGCGGCGGGCGGTTGTTTCTCGTGCCACTGGCCAAGCTGGTCCGGGGTTTCCAGCGCTTCGTCGATTTCACCATCTTTTCCAGCCTCACCCGCCGGATCGTCGTGCTCAACATGGCGGGCCTTCTGGTGCTGGTGGTGGGCATTCTCTACCTCAACCAGTGGCGCGCCGGGCTGATCGATGCGCGGGTGCAGTCGTTGCGCGTGCAGGGCGAAATCATCGCCGCCGCCATCGCCGCCTCGGCCACGGTGGATAGCGACATCATCACCGTCAATCCCGACCGGCTGCTGGAAGCCCAGGGCGCCAATGTCTCGCCTCTGTCCTATTTCGATCCGTCGCTGGAATTTCCGATCAATCCGGAGCGCATTGCCCCGCTCCTGCGCAACCTGATCACGCCGACCCGGACACGGGCCCGCATCTATGACCAGCAGGGCCTGCTGATCCTCGACAGCGACAATCTCTATGCGCGCGGCGAAGTGCTGCGCCAGGCCATCGATACCAGCCAGAACGACTTCTTCCTGCTCGATTGGTGGAATGCCGTCGTCTCCTGGGCGCCGGGCGACAATTACCCGACCTATCAGGAATATCAGGCCGACGAAGGCAACCGGTACCCCGAGGTCGCCTCGGCCCTGCAGGGCGCGCCGGCCGATTTCGTGCGCGTCGATGGCCAGCGCCAGCTTGTCGTTTCAGTGGCCGTGCCGGTGCAGCGCCTGCGCGCCATTGTCGGGGCCATCCTGCTCTCGACCGCGCCGGGCGATATCGACTCGGTGGTGGCCCAGGAGCGCTGGAGCATATTGCGCATCGCCCTGATCGCCGCCGGGGTTCAGATCGCGCTGTCGCTGCTCCTGGCCGGCACGATTGCCGGCCCCATGCGGCGCCTGTCGGCTGCGGCCGAACGGGTACAGACGGCCGGCGACGCGCGCGCCGAAATTCCCGACCTCACCGACCGCCCCGACGAAATCGGCCACCTCTCCGGCGCCCTCCGCCGCATGACCGATGCGCTCTATAATCGCATCGAGGCCATCGAGCGCTTCGCCGCCGACGTCGCCCATGAACTCAAGAACCCCCTGACCTCGCTGCGCTCGGCAGTCGAAACCCTGCCCCTGGCCAAGAAGCCCGAGGACCGGGTGCGGCTCAATGAAATCATCCAGCATGACGTCAAGCGCCTCGACCGGCTGATCACCGACATCTCCAGTGCCAGCCGGCTCGATGCCGAACTGGCGCGCGAAAGCGCCGACATGGTGGATGTCGAAAAGCTCGCCGAGGCCATGGTCGCCATCCAGAAGGACGTGGCCGCCGGACGCGACGTCATCGTGGCCATGGGCAAGCGACAGGGCCGGGGATCGACCACCATCAACGGCCATGAGAGCCGCCTGGCCCAGGTCTTTGCCAATCTCATCGACAATGCCGTCTCCTTCTCCCCGCCGGGGGGGCGGGTGACGGTGGGCGTAGCGACCGAGGGCGATCTGATCACCATCAGTGTCACCGACGAGGGGCCAGGCATTACCGGGGATGTCAGCCGCATCTTCCAGCGCTTTTATACCGACCGGCCGGAGACCGAGAGCTTTGGCAATCATTCGGGCCTCGGCCTGTCGATTTCCAAGCAGATCGTCGACGCCCACAAGGGCACGATCAAGGCCCAGAACCGTACCGACCGGAGCGGGGCGGTTTTCACCATTGTGCTGCCAAGAGGGCGCAAATAA
- a CDS encoding HPr kinase/phosphatase C-terminal domain-containing protein has product MSKPVNVHGTGLVLGDSGVLLRGPSGAGKSVLALALLDRWEMRGQTALLVSDDRVDLRESAAGLTMVAPPSLAGMIELRGRGIIHRRHAEAARLDLVIDLVPDLIRLVEEDDLQTEIMGHLLPRAPVPVGGVVSLGHQLLLVAEAVRASLDLTEP; this is encoded by the coding sequence ATGAGTAAGCCAGTCAATGTGCATGGCACCGGTCTCGTGCTGGGCGATTCGGGCGTTTTGCTGCGCGGGCCTTCGGGCGCCGGAAAATCGGTGCTGGCGCTGGCGCTGCTCGATCGCTGGGAAATGCGCGGGCAGACCGCGCTGCTCGTCTCCGATGACCGGGTGGACCTGCGCGAGAGCGCGGCCGGACTGACGATGGTGGCGCCCCCGAGCCTGGCCGGGATGATCGAGTTGCGCGGCCGCGGCATCATTCACCGCCGCCACGCCGAGGCGGCACGGCTGGACCTGGTCATTGATCTCGTGCCCGACCTCATCCGGCTGGTGGAGGAGGACGACCTGCAGACCGAGATCATGGGTCACCTGCTGCCGCGTGCGCCCGTGCCCGTAGGTGGGGTCGTCAGCCTTGGCCATCAATTGCTGCTGGTGGCAGAGGCCGTGCGCGCAAGCCTGGACCTGACTGAACCGTGA
- a CDS encoding PTS sugar transporter subunit IIA, whose translation MIGLVLVTHGALADEFKLAMEHVVGPQENVETIAIGPEDNAETRRDDILAAIDRVETGAGVIILTDMFGGTPSNLAISVMQNRQVEVIAGVNLPMLVKLGRVRGEMGMEEAVAIAQEAGKKYITVANSILGGA comes from the coding sequence ATGATCGGATTGGTTCTGGTGACCCACGGCGCGCTGGCTGACGAGTTCAAGCTGGCCATGGAACACGTCGTTGGCCCGCAGGAAAACGTGGAAACCATAGCCATTGGTCCCGAAGACAATGCCGAAACCCGGCGCGACGACATCCTGGCCGCCATCGACCGAGTCGAGACCGGCGCCGGCGTCATCATCCTCACCGACATGTTCGGCGGCACTCCGTCCAATCTCGCCATTTCGGTGATGCAGAACCGCCAGGTCGAGGTCATTGCCGGGGTCAACCTGCCCATGCTGGTGAAGCTCGGCCGGGTGCGCGGCGAGATGGGCATGGAAGAGGCCGTCGCCATTGCCCAGGAGGCGGGCAAGAAATACATCACCGTCGCCAATTCGATCCTCGGCGGGGCCTGA
- a CDS encoding HPr family phosphocarrier protein, translating to MDAGRALAQQLTIVNRKGLHARASARFVRTAECFDATLSVVKDGTSVAGNSIMGLMMLGAGPGSTILVQATGKQAREALEAIVELVNNGFDEDVDGAEA from the coding sequence ATGGACGCCGGCAGGGCGCTCGCCCAGCAATTGACCATCGTCAACCGCAAGGGCCTGCACGCCCGCGCCTCGGCGCGCTTCGTGCGCACGGCCGAATGCTTCGACGCCACGCTCTCGGTGGTCAAGGACGGGACATCCGTCGCCGGCAATTCCATCATGGGGCTGATGATGCTGGGCGCTGGACCCGGCTCGACCATCCTGGTCCAGGCCACTGGCAAACAGGCACGCGAGGCCCTCGAAGCCATTGTCGAACTGGTCAACAATGGCTTTGACGAGGACGTGGACGGGGCCGAGGCTTGA
- a CDS encoding GrpB family protein, with translation MSDEIALSPYDPAWARSFAAEYSNLLACFEKPPLAIEHIGSTSVPGLPSKPIIDILIHVEDRTRAVASIPALEALGYANVPNYIDPNRLVLIKRRSDGERSHHVHVHSDADEVRRHLMFRDRLRSDKAVRDDYAALKAELAQRFQEDRAAYSKHKTAFIDAIVLGMGGPARKTPWNP, from the coding sequence TTGAGCGACGAAATCGCGCTCAGCCCGTATGATCCGGCCTGGGCCAGGTCCTTCGCTGCCGAATATTCCAACTTACTGGCCTGTTTCGAGAAGCCGCCATTGGCAATCGAGCATATCGGCTCGACCTCGGTGCCCGGCCTCCCCTCCAAACCGATTATCGACATCCTGATCCATGTCGAAGACCGCACGCGGGCCGTAGCGTCCATCCCTGCACTTGAGGCCCTGGGCTATGCCAATGTGCCGAACTATATCGACCCAAACCGGCTGGTCCTGATAAAGCGACGGTCCGATGGCGAACGCAGCCATCATGTGCATGTGCATAGCGATGCCGATGAGGTTCGGCGGCACCTGATGTTCCGGGATCGGCTGCGCAGCGACAAGGCGGTGCGCGACGACTATGCGGCGCTGAAGGCCGAACTCGCCCAGCGTTTCCAGGAAGACCGTGCCGCCTACTCCAAGCACAAGACGGCCTTTATCGACGCGATCGTGCTGGGCATGGGCGGGCCAGCGCGCAAGACGCCCTGGAACCCCTAA
- a CDS encoding DUF2937 family protein, giving the protein MRQLIAGVGGIGLAVTLSQFPEYAQQYTQRLGGAVDELRVITEDFDRAAEAGGMDRTAALGRYNASSDSFLAGRGESMTQTFARYEELQTRLARIEGAGPLERLQALPAYLDTDIGQRTLEAYKPAVPVTMEGVLYAGGGFILGYLVLSGLVRFLALPFRRRGRMTVRRT; this is encoded by the coding sequence TTGAGGCAGCTTATTGCAGGGGTCGGCGGCATCGGGCTGGCCGTAACCCTCAGCCAGTTCCCCGAATATGCCCAACAATATACCCAGCGTCTTGGCGGCGCGGTGGATGAATTGCGCGTCATCACCGAAGATTTCGACCGGGCGGCCGAGGCCGGCGGCATGGACCGGACTGCAGCGCTCGGGCGCTACAATGCCTCGAGCGACAGCTTTCTCGCCGGTCGCGGCGAGAGCATGACGCAGACCTTTGCCCGCTACGAGGAATTGCAGACGCGGCTGGCGCGCATCGAAGGCGCCGGGCCGCTCGAGCGCCTGCAGGCGCTGCCGGCCTATCTCGACACCGATATCGGCCAGCGCACGCTCGAGGCCTACAAGCCCGCCGTGCCGGTGACCATGGAGGGCGTGCTCTATGCCGGGGGCGGCTTCATTCTCGGATATCTGGTGCTGTCCGGGCTCGTCCGCTTCCTTGCGCTGCCATTCCGGCGCCGCGGCCGCATGACCGTGCGGCGGACCTGA
- the ahcY gene encoding adenosylhomocysteinase yields MTSAPTDYAVKDITLADFGRKEITIAEIEMPGLMAIRQENAQSQPLKGARIAGSLHMTVQTAVLIETLVALGADVRWVSCNIFSTQDHAAAAIAAAGIPVFAHKGESLEEYWAFTDRMMEWGDGGTPNLILDDGGDATMLVLTGAKAETDPSILDKPGNEEEEIFFATIRKRLATHPNFYSTIRAAIRGVSEETTTGVMRLYQLHAKGELPFPAINVNDSVTKSKFDNKYGTRESLVDAIRRGTDVMLAGKVAVVCGYGDVGKGSAESLRGAGARVLVTEVDPICALQAAMEGYEVVTLEEAAPRADIVVTATGNKDVLTLDDMRKLKDMAIVCNIGHFDNEIQISALRNYKWTNVKPQVDLVEKPDGSRLIVLSEGRLVNLGNATGHPSFVMSASFSNQTLAQIELWTNGKSLENKVYVLPKHLDEKVAELHLAKLGAKLTKLTREQADYIGVSQNGPFKSGEYRY; encoded by the coding sequence ATGACCAGTGCCCCGACCGACTACGCGGTCAAGGACATCACCCTTGCCGATTTCGGCCGCAAGGAAATCACCATTGCCGAAATCGAAATGCCGGGCCTGATGGCCATCCGCCAGGAAAATGCGCAGAGCCAGCCGCTCAAGGGCGCCCGCATTGCCGGCTCGCTGCACATGACCGTGCAGACCGCCGTGCTGATCGAGACGCTGGTGGCCCTGGGCGCCGATGTGCGCTGGGTTTCCTGCAATATCTTCTCGACCCAGGATCATGCCGCCGCCGCCATTGCCGCCGCCGGCATCCCGGTCTTCGCGCATAAGGGGGAGAGCCTGGAAGAATACTGGGCTTTCACCGACCGCATGATGGAATGGGGCGATGGCGGCACGCCAAACCTCATTCTCGACGACGGCGGCGATGCCACCATGCTGGTGCTGACCGGCGCCAAGGCCGAGACCGACCCGTCCATTCTCGACAAGCCCGGCAATGAGGAAGAGGAAATCTTCTTTGCCACCATCAGGAAGCGGCTGGCGACCCACCCCAATTTCTACTCGACCATCCGCGCCGCCATCCGCGGTGTTTCGGAGGAAACCACCACGGGCGTGATGCGGCTCTATCAGCTGCATGCCAAGGGCGAACTGCCGTTCCCGGCCATCAACGTCAATGACAGCGTCACCAAGTCCAAGTTCGACAACAAATACGGCACCCGCGAGAGCCTGGTGGATGCGATCCGCCGCGGCACCGACGTGATGCTGGCCGGCAAGGTGGCGGTGGTCTGCGGCTATGGTGACGTGGGCAAGGGCTCGGCCGAAAGCCTGCGCGGCGCCGGTGCCCGCGTGCTGGTGACCGAGGTCGATCCCATCTGCGCGCTGCAGGCGGCCATGGAAGGCTATGAGGTCGTGACGCTTGAAGAGGCCGCGCCGCGCGCCGACATCGTGGTCACCGCCACGGGCAACAAGGATGTGCTGACGCTCGACGACATGCGCAAGCTCAAGGACATGGCCATCGTCTGCAATATCGGCCATTTCGACAACGAGATTCAGATCTCGGCGCTGCGCAACTACAAATGGACCAATGTGAAGCCGCAGGTGGACCTGGTTGAAAAGCCCGATGGCAGCCGGTTGATCGTGCTGTCCGAGGGGCGCCTGGTCAATCTGGGCAATGCCACCGGCCATCCCAGCTTCGTCATGTCCGCCAGCTTTTCCAACCAGACCCTGGCGCAGATCGAACTCTGGACCAATGGCAAGTCCCTTGAGAACAAGGTCTATGTGCTGCCCAAGCACCTCGACGAAAAAGTCGCCGAATTGCATCTGGCCAAGCTTGGCGCCAAGCTCACCAAGCTGACCAGGGAACAGGCCGACTATATCGGGGTCAGCCAGAACGGCCCCTTCAAATCCGGCGAATACCGCTACTGA
- a CDS encoding alpha/beta fold hydrolase — MKTFVLVHGAWAGAWNWDLVAAQLRQAGHRVHVPTLSGLGERSHLAQFPITLTTHIDDIVNEMVWHDLRDVVLVGHSYAGFVITGVAERALERLAAIVYLDAFIPQDGQAFADFFGAPEGPLAPVPEIGKDDYPTAALTEQVTRLATPQPSGSFTEALAVSGAYLKVPRKSYILASGWDGFGAYAKPLRHDQAWSVHDLNCGHDVPLLMPGELSALLLQA, encoded by the coding sequence ATGAAGACCTTTGTTCTCGTGCATGGAGCCTGGGCCGGTGCCTGGAACTGGGATCTGGTTGCAGCGCAATTGCGCCAGGCCGGCCACCGAGTTCACGTCCCGACCCTGAGCGGGTTGGGCGAGCGATCGCATCTGGCGCAGTTCCCGATCACGCTCACCACCCATATCGACGACATCGTCAACGAGATGGTCTGGCACGATCTGCGCGATGTCGTGCTGGTGGGGCATTCCTATGCCGGCTTCGTCATCACCGGTGTCGCCGAGCGGGCGCTGGAGCGCCTCGCCGCCATTGTTTATCTCGACGCGTTCATCCCGCAGGACGGGCAGGCCTTTGCCGACTTTTTCGGGGCGCCGGAAGGCCCCTTGGCCCCGGTTCCGGAAATCGGCAAGGACGACTATCCGACCGCCGCCTTGACCGAGCAGGTCACCCGGCTGGCCACACCGCAACCATCCGGCTCCTTCACCGAAGCGCTTGCCGTCAGCGGCGCTTATCTCAAGGTGCCCCGCAAGAGTTACATCCTGGCCAGCGGCTGGGATGGCTTTGGCGCCTATGCCAAGCCGCTGCGACACGATCAGGCCTGGAGCGTCCACGACCTCAATTGCGGCCACGACGTGCCCCTGCTGATGCCAGGCGAACTCAGCGCCCTCCTGCTCCAGGCCTAG
- a CDS encoding helix-turn-helix domain-containing protein, with product MTSTSFRSGCPINLGLEVFGDKWTLLIIRDLMFAGKRRYREFLASDEAISSNILADRLARLVEMGILTRADDPGHRLKAIYSLTEKGIDLLPILAQISRWSRTYMPVDPALAATGEARDRAGPGAEAAQMAELRALHLPRGEGA from the coding sequence ATGACGTCAACATCTTTCCGCTCCGGCTGCCCGATCAATCTCGGTCTCGAGGTCTTTGGCGACAAATGGACCCTGCTGATCATTCGCGACCTGATGTTCGCCGGCAAACGCCGCTACCGCGAATTTCTGGCGTCCGACGAAGCGATATCGAGCAATATCCTGGCCGACCGGCTGGCACGGCTGGTTGAGATGGGCATCCTGACGCGGGCCGACGACCCGGGCCATCGTCTCAAGGCCATTTACTCCCTGACCGAGAAGGGTATCGATCTTCTGCCCATCCTGGCCCAGATCAGCCGCTGGAGCCGCACCTATATGCCAGTGGACCCGGCACTGGCGGCAACAGGCGAGGCCCGTGACCGGGCCGGACCGGGCGCCGAAGCAGCCCAGATGGCAGAACTGCGCGCCCTCCACCTGCCACGCGGCGAGGGGGCCTGA